A single genomic interval of Coccidioides posadasii str. Silveira chromosome 1, complete sequence harbors:
- the CAM1 gene encoding translation elongation factor EF1B gamma (EggNog:ENOG410PK2F~COG:T~BUSCO:15135at33183): MADSLTEEQVSEYKEAFSLFDKDGDGQITTKELGTVMRSLGQNPSESELQDMINEVDADNNGTIDFPEFLTMMARKMKDTDSEEEIREAFKVFDRDNNGFISAAELRHVMTSIGEKLTDDEVDEMIREADQDGDGRIDYNEFVQLMMQK; the protein is encoded by the exons ATG GCTGATTCATTGACCGAAGAACAAGTTTCTGAGTACAAGGAGGCCttctctctgttt GACAAAGATGGCGATG GTCAGATCACCACCAAGGAACTCGGAACCGTAATGCGTTCCCTCGGCCAAAACCCTTCCGAATCTGAATTACAGGATATGATCAACGAGGTTGACGCCGATAACAATGGAACCATCGATTTCCCGG AGTTCCTTACCATGATGGCACGGAAAATGAAGGATACCGATTCCGAAGAAGAGATTCGGGAGGCGTTCAAGGTCTTTGACCGGGATAACAACGGCTTCATCTCCGCCGCAGAGTTGCGCCACGTAATGACCTCCATCGGCGAGAAGTTGACCGATGACGAAGTGGATGAGATGATCCGTGAGGCCGACCAGGATGGTGATGGAAGAATCGACT ATAACGAATTCGTccaacttatgatgcagaAATAA
- a CDS encoding uncharacterized protein (EggNog:ENOG410PWNC~COG:S~BUSCO:11884at33183), producing MPVTGLFFIPANPNSSTALGTVANQLRAAYNAVPTGRWALEHKLLRDTPSCLPPSAYAPLPQLQPRFMHFLSLSHFQSHGFVYISDRPSPDPWAPSQPHHSQAGIHAHPAQQQIPPQSSSSNRLVKEEDAPQVSRSSSSSSSWTMMTLDPASFNSFLAITLRACEPLWCHRHTMLVTGGTIFEVGDFRIRIGDLRQTQPVQRVRGCIVEIEYRGPGQTVTPKDSDWYLPVSEPATSAALGVEDGFLGIGGGAGDAEEELLTEEDWVVGEKLIREFWGRFSVPGAKEAIRVPGLLTETNKARQRGTKRLTTMDAGMTNTGIAGADLARQYMELLRFNR from the exons ATGCCCGTTACCGG ACTCTTCTTCATCCCGGCAAATCCAAACTCGTCTACTGCTCTAGGAACAGTAGCTAACCAGTTACGAGCAGCTTACAATGCCGTGCCAACTGGCCGATGGGCCCTTGAGCACAAATTGCTAAGGGACACGCCCTCTTGCCTGCCACCATCAGCATACGCCCCTCTGCCGCAACTTCAACCCCGTTTCATGCACTTTCTTTCCCTCAGCCACTTCCAGTCGCATGGATTCGTCTACATCTCAGACCGGCCAAGTCCTGACCCTTGGGCACCCTCCCAACCGCACCACTCCCAAGCAGGCATCCACGCACATCCCGCCCAACAGCAAATTCCGCCCCAATCAAGCTCATCAAACCGACTAGTAAAGGAAGAAGATGCCCCACAAGTCTCtcgctcctcctcctcctcctcctcatgGACAATGATGACTCTAGACCCGGCATCATTCAACTCCTTTCTCGCAATTACTCTTCGCGCATGCGAACCCCTCTGGTGTCACAGACACACCATGCTCGTCACAGGCGGGACCATCTTCGAGGTCGGAGACTTCCGCATACGCATCGGCGATCTACGACAGACCCAGCCCGTGCAGCGAGTCCGCGGGTGTATTGTCGAGATCGAATATCGCGGGCCGGGACAGACAGTTACGCCGAAAGACAGCGACTGGTATCTTCCGGTGTCAGAACCAGCGACATCGGCGGCATTGGGGGTGGAAGACGGGTTTTTAGGGATTGGTGGTGGGGCTGGGGATGCCGAGGAAGAGCTCCTCACTGAGGAAGATTGGGTTGTGGGCGAAAAGCTGATTCGGGAATTTTGGGGTCGTTTTTCTGTGCCTGGGGCTAAGGAAGCGATTCGTGTACCTGGTTTGCTGACGGAGACGAATAAAGCTAGGCAGAGAGGGACGAAGAGGCTCACGACCATGGACGCGGGTATGACGAACACTGGGATCGCGGGTGCAGATTTGGCGAGGCAGTATATGGAGCTGTTGCGGTTCAATCGGTGA
- a CDS encoding uncharacterized protein (EggNog:ENOG410PK09~COG:T) — MLLAKDLNCGLNVFPNTSFSVIKIFEQRSCFRRSQSAPLLFSLKPLNPAADAVVNDPDNASLLSKLQDGRRVLGIRVNMRSKCPYVLVTIGSGDADILVKRPNIAPIQCSFSANWDTGVTMLRDTSIDSSTETFGACYAVWRWSSPPTCGCMWV, encoded by the exons ATGCTGTTGGCAAAAGACTTAAACTGTGGACTTAACGTTTTCCCAAATACCAGTTTCAGTGTTATCAAGATTTTTGAACAAAG ATCATGCTTCCGTCGCTCGCAGTCGGCGCCTCTTTTATTTTCCCTTAAGCCTTTGAACCCGGCAGCGGATGCAGTCGTAAACGACCCTGACAATGCTAGTCTTTTATCAAAACTGCAGGACGGCCGGCGAGTCTTAGGTATCCGCGTCAATATGCGTTCGAAATGTCCATATGTCTTGGTGACGATCGGAAGTGGCGATGCCGATATTCTGGTGAAACGACCTAATATTGCACCGATCCAGTGCTCATTCAGTGCCAACTGGGACACTGGCGTTACCATGCTTCGCGATACCTCGATTGACAGCAGCACCGAGACTTTCGGTGCATGCTATGCCGTTTGGAGATGGTCGTCACCGCCTACTTGTGGTTGCATGTGGGTTTAA
- a CDS encoding uncharacterized protein (EggNog:ENOG410PHQS~COG:C~BUSCO:2884at33183) — translation MLVFLSFKQPPAITCGLVGADCRNSTGHLPKSVSLRSCPHTNSFTRCFVTHWAGQSLNLRSCLPGPIMMLSTTTSAARTDKNGIPLSVTSHPDNPIPEEPSAVPHLTLLHPGPLKSTESQSSLPSLVTGSEVSSDSEAPSTPATELLTDDIAEKIDKLNVQPKESSPLKPVTHRRRASTVLISQNSEDVQKILGNVGAGTTRVEKLCCGGGCCKLQPLRQPASSSVKRPILPPKNKAFESLQLYLGTLSHDSELTNICELPEKTVSFAPVPVDLVDQKLGPSDHPPSFVQPHPPYEVYRAPLHYSRELTKPGAEKRTFHFDIDITDYPAEGGDVDFVVGGAIGVCPKNADDVVDDIFNCLGVPRTVRDKKVMLHTTKGRWPTVWGDDKPRELLTTRRELVSWCTDFQSYPPTKPLLRLLAEYASNRDEKKILMYLCSAQGQGSFCDLRTSQYITVSQLLHAFPSSQPPLDFLLSVLNPLMPRFYSLSQDPLLSQTADGGNDRRLVEIAVTVHDCPDWQGAKRTGVGSGFLQRIAQKVIEAEEAGVDARSLGLHIPMFRGLMANPLAREFVLDGPMLLIGAGVGVAPFRGFVQRRLKSANCANKVWVLQGIRDSLVDELYSGEWGVHEETVKRVVESRRGEGRYVQEEVRNQADLVWYVINALDGRVFVCGSSKGMGEGVEAALIDVAMAKGNLNQQEAQQFWDNKKSAGQYIAETW, via the exons ATGCTAGTTTTCCTATCTTTTAAACAACCCCCCGCAATCACCTGTGGATTGGTTGGAGCGGACTGTCGCAATTCAACCGGTCATCTGCCGAAGTCAGTCTCACTCAGATCCTGCCCTCATACAAATTCATTCACGCGTTGCTTTGTAACACATTGGGCTGGACAGTCA CTGAACCTACGGTCTTGTCTCCCTGGGCCAATCATGATGTTGTCAACTACTACAAGTGCTGCACGCACAGATAAGAACGGCATTCCTCTTTCGGTCACATCTCACCCAGACAATCCTATCCCTGAAGAACCTAGCGCCGTGCCTCATCTGACACTCCTCCATCCCGGTCCCTTGAAATCCACAGAATCCCAGTCATCACTGCCATCGCTGGTTACTGGGTCTGAGGTATCGAGTGATTCAGAGGCCCCATCTACTCCAGCAACCGAACTACTTACTGACGATATTGCTGAGAAAATCGATAAATTGAACGTCCAGCCTAAAGAATCGTCTCCGTTGAAACCCGTCACCCACAGACGACGTGCTTCGACCGTTCTAATTTCTCAAAATTCTGAAGACGTCCAGAAGATCTTGGGCAATGTCGGCGCTGGGACTACGCGGGTTGAGAAACTCTGCTGTGGAGGGGGATGTTGCAAATTACAACCCCTGAGACAACCTGCCTCTTCATCTGTTAAGCGACCAATTTTACCACCGAAGAATAAGGCTTTCGAAAGTCTTCAACTGTATTTGGGCACTCTATCCCATGACAGCGAGCTCACAAACATCTGTGAATTACCCGAGAAGACCGTCTCATTTGCTCCGGTCCCTGTAGACTTGGTCGATCAGAAATTGGGTCCTTCCGATCATCCGCCGTCATTTGTCCAACCGCACCCTCCTTACGAGGTCTACCGCGCACCACTTCATTATTCCAGAGAGCTGACCAAACCCGGTGCTGAGAAACGAACGTTCCACTTTGATATAGATATCACAGACTACCCTGCCGAAGGTGGGGATGTCGATTTCGTAGTTGGTGGAGCGATTGGCGTCTGCCCTAAGAATGCCGATGACGTTGTCGACGACATTTTCAACTGTCTGGGTGTCCCAAGAACCGTTCGAGATAAAAAGGTGATGCTTCACACGACGAAAGGACGATGGCCCACCGTCTGGGGCGATGATAAACCTAGGGAATTGCTAACTACTCGACGAGAGCTGGTATCCTGGTGCACAGATTTCCAGAGCTACCCGCCAACCAAGCCCTTATTGCGGTTGCTAGCGGAGTATGCATCAAATCGcgatgaaaagaaaattctaATGTACCTCTGCTCCGCTCAGGGTCAGGGCTCATTCTGTGATCTTCGCACGAGCCAGTATATCACCGTTTCTCAGCTGCTGCACGCATTCCCTTCTTCTCAACCCCCTTTAGATTTCCTTCTCTCCGTCCTTAATCCTCTTATGCCACGCTTCTATTCACTCTCGCAAGACCCACTGCTTTCGCAGACCGCTGATGGTGGTAATGATCGCCGCCTCGTCGAGATCGCTGTTACTGTTCATGACTGCCCTGATTGGCAAGGTGCAAAGCGTACAGGTGTTGGGTCCGGCTTCTTGCAACGGATTGCCCAAAAGGTGATTGAGGCCGAGGAAGCCGGTGTCGATGCACGATCTCTTGGTCTTCATATACCGATGTTTCGAGGTCTCATGGCTAATCCGCTCGCTCGAGAGTTTGTTCTAGACGGCCCCATGCTATTGATTGGTGCTGGTGTTGGTGTGGCCCCATTTCGTGGGTTCGTCCAGCGACGTCTAAAATCTGCCAACTGCGCAAATAAAGTCTGGGTTCTTCAAGGGATCCGAGATTCATTAGTGGACGAGCTCTATTCTGGCGAGTGGGGCGTGCACGAGGAGACAGTCAAGAGAGTTGTTGAAAGTAGGCGTGGCGAAGGACGTTATGTCCAAGAGGAAGTGCGCAACCAGGCCGATCTTGTCTGGTATGTGATCAATGCGTTGGATGGGCGTGTCTTTGTCTGTGGCAGCAGCAAAGGCATGGGCGAGGGTGTGGAAGCCGCACTGATAGATGTTGCTATGGCGAAGGGCAATTTGAATCAGCAGGAGGCCCAGCAGTTTTGGGATAACAAAAAGAGTGCCGGGCAATATATTGCC GAAACCTGGTAA
- the SRP72 gene encoding Signal recognition particle core component (EggNog:ENOG410PIXS~COG:U~BUSCO:5112at33183) gives MAALQSLSVLLQQSSIDDHDEIIKTCNAILKRSKTDLEARHVKTVALLKQDRFEEAIKVIEDGGDALQQRASLEWAYALYKTGKLDKAIEVAAASGRGRGAKHVEAQAAYRDERWQRAKDLYEELYKDQSASAQEHTDLRINMTAVDAQQRWAGHAKLAQGIKPGADDLEVFETTYNIACEYIATGELEKARQLLRRAKELCKSSEELSPEDKRAELLPIATQELYIALRQGKLEGVESLLEEINISEISEMSTKQIAQNNLILATHRDSNPYLQHKSFHETPQPADSDRLFRYQSGTLKQNSNTIELLVHKYDGVARSTSKVLSQQRSATLSKDVNSLSIFNVAAHTQNKGGRASIKQTLSLLEKRPQDVGLVLLATQLYIGEGNVSSAVSVLESFLKRLDESISESDQEVRYNPGLISVLVAIYKLQGRKRQVNIELAKAATYWRQRPRHEQPLSLLRAAASSLLQSHDSSNLRTAAEIFDAVHSIEPTDRIATAGYVASHAAFSPSKIQNETTTLTPIQDLISGVDVATLEAAGIPPICTETITASRKRKATEDKQRQAAPKKKRIRRSRLPKDYDPEKKPDPERWLPLRDRSTYRPKGKKGKQRAADRTQGGIVNEKGEESAAPTAGVVQQKSQGGGAKKKKGKGKR, from the exons ATGGCCGCGTTGCAGAGCTTAAGTGTTCTGCTACAGCAAAGTTCAATTGATGATCATGATGAAATAATCAAAACCTGCAATGCGATATTAAAAAGATCCAAAACCGACCTTGAAGCGCGACACGTTAAAACGGTAGCGTTGCTCAAACAGGACCGCTTCGAAGAAGCGATAAAAGTTATCGAGGATGGAGGAGATGCGCTGCAGCAACGGGCGTCGTTGGAATGGGCATACGCCTTGTATAAGACCGGAAAACTTGATAAAGCTATAGAGGTGGCCGCCGCTTCGGGCAGAGGACGAGGAGCAAAACATGTGGAGGCCCAAGCG GCATACCGAGATGAGCGTTGGCAGCGGGCAAAAGATTTATATGAGGAGCTGTATAAAGACCAAAGCGCCTCCGCGCAGGAACATACTGATCTTCGAATTAATATGACAGCCGTGGACGCGCAGCAACGCTGGGCTGGACACGCGAAGTTGGCGCAAGGAATTAAACCAGGCGCTGACGACCTGGAAGTATTTGAGACAACTTACAATATTGCTTGTGAGTATATTGCGACTGGGGAACTTGAAAAGGCTCGACAACTTCTTAGAAGAGCGAAAG AGCTTTGCAAATCTTCCGAGGAACTGTCGCCAGAGGATAAGAGAGCTGAATTATTACCTATTGCAACCCAAGAATTGTATATTGCTCTACGGCAGGGGAAGCTCGAGGGAGTAGAATCACTGCTTGAAGAGATCAATATCTCCGA GATATCCGAGATGTCTACAAAGCAGATTGCCCAAAACAATCTCATCCTAGCTACCCACCGCGATTCTAATCCCTATTTACAGCATAAGTCGTTCCACGAAACACCACAACCTGCGGATAGCGATAGACTATTCAGATATCAAAGCGGAACCTTGAAACAAAACTCAAACACCATCGAGCTTCTTGTTCACAAGTACGATGGAGTTGCAAGATCAACTTCAAAAGTACTATCTCAACAAAGGTCAGCGACACTGTCAAAAGATGTTAATTCCCTTTCCATTTTCAATGTGGCTGCCCATACTCAAAACAAGGGCGGGCGAGCCTCCATAAAACAAACGCTCTCCCTATTAGAAAAGCGACCCCAAGATGTCGGCCTTGTTCTCCTTGCTACCCAATTATATATCGGTGAAGGCAATGTGAGCTCTGCGGTATCCGTTCTGGAATCTTTCTTAAAACGGCTGGACGAATCGATATCAGAATCAGACCAGGAGGTCCGATACAACCCGGGCCTCATCAGTGTCCTCGTCGCTATCTATAAACTACAAGGCCGGAAGAGGCAAGTAAACATCGAGCTCGCCAAAGCCGCAACATATTGGCGCCAACGGCCGCGCCATGAACAGCCATTATCCCTTCTCCGAGCCGCAGCATCGTCTCTTCTTCAGTCTCACGATTCCTCGAACCTGCGCACCGCCGCCGAGATATTTGATGCCGTACACTCCATAGAGCCGACAGATCGGATCGCAACAGCCGGCTACGTCGCATCCCACGCCGCATTCTCCCCGTCGAAGATCCAAAACGAGACCACCACCCTCACACCGATCCAAGACCTGATCTCCGGCGTGGATGTCGCCACTCTCGAAGCCGCAGGCATTCCTCCCATTTGCACCGAGACGATCACGGCATCTCGCAAACGCAAGGCGACCGAGGACAAACAGAGACAGGCCGCGCCCAAAAAGAAACGGATACGTAGATCTCGGCTGCCAAAGGATTATGACCCAGAGAAGAAGCCTGATCCGGAGCGCTGGCTGCCATTGCGCGATCGCTCGACATATCGGCCAAAGGGCAAGAAAGGAAAGCAGAGAGCTGCTGATCGGACTCAAGGTGGCATTGTGAATGAAAAGGGAGAGGAGAGTGCTGCACCGACCGCCGGGGTGGTACAGCAAAAGAGCCAGGGTGGAGGtgcgaagaagaagaagggtaAAGGAAAGAGATGA
- a CDS encoding uncharacterized protein (EggNog:ENOG410PRWE~COG:K~BUSCO:9637at33183) produces the protein MPRPPSPPEQSKDMAVSYSSGHSPGHTPKLPSFRELLPDYLHDEIDSASYHLQTGSHQHQHPHHQHSSRLPPVSRQEPPSRRGSGTRHHPGSVGRGQDYDSSLMRQNAYLEGQSRYHSHHLPQERQYYDDRAPLTPSSRSSSRHLDPSDPRNFLPPLRNYEALPGQIPSPVGRHDDRGYERVYDAERASYASSRSSTLSSMTHGTAGPYPSAYNSPIHGSYQGYYGGDLDSTAHSAYMDTKPTKYDPLGDTADSKSKKRRGNLPKPTTDILRAWFYEHLDHPYPSEQDKQMFMTRTGLTISQISNWFINARRRHLPALRNQGRIPDPDRMRPSSSMSEDDPDYDTSPSRR, from the exons ATGCCCCGCCCACCATCACCGCCTGAGCAATCAAAGGATATGGCTGTGTCGTACTCATCGGGGCACTCCCCTGGACATACTCCAAAACTACCTTCGTTCCGAGAG CTTCTACCTGATTATCTCCATGACGAAATAGATTCCGCTTCATATCATCTGCAAACCGGCTCGCACCAGCACCAACACCCCCATCACCAGCACAGCAGCCGTCTGCCGCCCGTATCCCGGCAGGAACCACCGTCGAGACGAGGGTCGGGGACTCGACATCACCCCGGGTCAGTTGGTCGGGGTCAGGACTATGACAGCTCGTTGATGAGGCAAAACGCCTACCTAGAGGGACAATCGCGATATCACAGCCACCATCTGCCACAGGAACGGCAGTACTATGACGATAGAGCGCCATTGACGCCTTCTTCGCGCAGCAGCAGTCGTCACCTCGATCCCAGTGATCCCAGGAACTTTCTTCCACCACTACGCAATTATGAAGCCCTGCCCGGACAAATTCCATCACCCGTCGGAAGACATGATGACAGAGGCTACGAACGGGTTTATGATGCCGAACGGGCAAGCTACGCTTCCTCTCGCTCGAGTACTTTAAGCTCAATGACGCATGGAACGGCAGGTCCTTATCCATCAGCATATAATAGTCCAATACATGGATCATATCAAGGATATTATGGTGGCGACCTTGACAGCACCGCTCATAGTGCATATATGGACACCAAGCCTACAAAATATGACCCACTCGGAGATACCGCTGATTCTAAGAGTAAGAAGCGAAGGGGAAATTTGCCAAAACCCACAACAGATATCTTGCGGGCCTGGTTCTATGAACATCTCGACCATCCGTATCCGAGTGAACAGGATAAGCAGATGTTCATGACTCGTACAGGATTAACCATTAGCCAG ATCAGCAACTGGTTCATTAACGCAAGGCGCCGGCATCTCCCAGCACTGCGGAACCAAGGCCGTATTCCCGACCCCGACCGGATGCGTCCGAGTTCTTCAATGAGTGAGGACGACCCTGATTATGACACGTCACCATCTCGTCGTTGA